The proteins below are encoded in one region of Plutella xylostella chromosome Z, ilPluXylo3.1, whole genome shotgun sequence:
- the LOC125491250 gene encoding KIF-binding protein-like — protein MDALVRINQMFESFRSAIRDKRSVERGRAAPLLHALGGELAALGRRDRPALRRAAAMQACLSLLAAKNLPLSLLEKRNMLQAAFDKLKPHYLKKECLFIFLRVQNLLCYYLIQLDQLSLAQTILENMETLYDNINKTQPFEYVDAEDLFTPAPLEDLPTLDPGKIDQLMTNNIEMQAFLYNKLGLQHKYVLYSHTALRRRLETRDCDPVAWAVRAARLARHFLSLQQLAPARHHLCAAYKLLRSCRDQSKLLTDQLSTQPDFDANFLELCHYWIKYGLTIFQLSKKKILNKHFGDNPSQMDWWKAVELDEKLRGAPSLDQVKETTGEGDATAADESLYQFKSLELEEWERPVPLALVTNMDEAKRLFAFTHKWVTRARRYCDLDQSPSQHVSCSLQLAELYEHLAFFERDVDRQYGIQKCRAEVLESLHSVLKTCDSTAAQVEVIRELSQVQLELMALNLQKLWREESRTQLNSEVESVVPSMRSGGSGAAGGVRGAGVRLRAAAALTARLNRLSGQLADPPRPLSLHSTRSKSADSSVLN, from the coding sequence ATGGACGCCTTGGTGCGTATCAACCAGATGTTCGAGAGCTTCCGGAGCGCGATCCGGGACAAGCGGAGCGTGGagcgcgggcgggcggcgccgcTGCTGCACGCGTTGGGCGGGGAGCTGGCGGCGCTGGGCCGGCGCGACCGCCCCGCcctgcgccgcgccgccgccatgCAGGCCTGCCTGTCCCTCCTCGCCGCCAAGAACCTCCCGCTGTCCCTCCTCGAGAAGCGAAACATGCTCCAAGCAGCCTTCGACAAACTCAAACCGCACTACCTTAAAAAAGAGTGCCTCTTCATCTTCCTCAGAGTTCAAAACCTCCTGTGCTACTACCTCATCCAGCTAGACCAGCTGTCGCTCGCCCAAACCATCCTCGAAAACATGGAAACTTTGTACGATAACATCAATAAGACTCAACCTTTCGAGTACGTGGACGCGGAGGATCTGTTCACGCCGGCGCCCTTGGAAGACCTGCCGACGCTGGATCCTGGCAAGATCGACCAGCTCATGACCAACAACATCGAGATGCAGGCGTTCCTGTACAACAAGCTGGGGTTACAACACAAGTATGTGCTGTACAGCCACACGGCGCTGCGGCGACGGCTGGAGACCCGGGATTGCGACCCAGTGGCGTGGGCCGtgcgcgccgcccgcctgGCCCGACACTTCCTGTCGCTTCAGCAACTTGCCCCCGCGCGCCACCATCTCTGCGCCGCCTACAAGTTGCTGCGCTCCTGTCGCGACCAGTCCAAGCTGCTCACCGACCAGCTCTCAACACAGCCCGACTTCGACGCCAACTTCCTCGAACTCTGCCACTACTGGATCAAGTACGGACTCACCATATTCCAGCTATCCAAGAAGAAGATTCTGAACAAGCACTTCGGGGACAACCCGTCGCAGATGGACTGGTGGAAGGCAGTGGAGCTGGACGAGAAGTTGCGGGGCGCGCCGTCTCTAGACCAGGTGAAGGAGACCACGGGCGAGGGCGATGCCACCGCCGCTGACGAAAGCCTATACCAGTTCAAAAGCCTGGAGCTTGAGGAGTGGGAGCGACCGGTCCCGCTGGCTCTAGTCACCAACATGGACGAGGCTAAAAGACTCTTCGCCTTCACTCACAAGTGGGTGACTCGCGCGCGCCGCTACTGCGACCTGGACCAGAGCCCCTCACAGCACGTGTCCTGCAGCTTACAACTAGCTGAGCTATACGAGCACCTGGCCTTCTTCGAGCGCGACGTGGACCGGCAGTACGGCATCCAGAAGTGCCGCGCGGAGGTGCTGGAGTCTCTCCACTCCGTGCTGAAGACCTGTGACTCCACGGCTGCTCAGGTGGAGGTGATCCGGGAGCTGTCGCAAGTGCAGCTGGAGCTCATGGCTCTGAATCTGCAGAAGCTGTGGAGGGAAGAGTCTCGGACGCAGTTGAACAGTGAGGTTGAGTCTGTGGTGCCGTCGATGAGGTCGGGGGGTAgcggggcggcgggcggggtgcggggcgcgggggtgcggctgcgcgcggcggcggcgctcaCGGCGCGGCTGAACAGACTCAGCGGACAGCTGGCCGACCCGCCGCGACCGCTCAGCCTCCACTCGACCAGGTCTAAGAGTGCAGACTCGTCCGTTTTGAACTAA
- the LOC125491251 gene encoding Y+L amino acid transporter 2: MAEEAVKMKKQLGLLEGVAIILGIIFGSGIFISPKEVLESTGSVWGALTVWAACGVLATLGALCYAELGTTLAQSGGDYHYINEAYGPLPAFLYLWDANLVFVPSTNAIMSLTFANNILGPLFPNCVIDPLCRKLVAAATICLLTFINAYDVRFTTKVQNVFMFTKIKALVVIIIGGIVWMARGGVENFEDGWAGTKTSVSDWSIAFYSGIFSYSGWNYLNFMTEELKDPFVNLPRAIYVSLPMVTAIYLLANGAYLAVLGPVGVRATEAIAVDFAIAALGFLRYIMPVAVAIAIVGGLSVHIMTSSRMCFAGARNGHMPELLAHINVKCYSPLPSLVFLMLISLLMLIPDNLTSLITYCTVVESFFTTLSCSAVLWLRYKRPHIPRPIRVSTWIPVTFVLVSGVLLVVPVLAQGWAVLAGVLMTLAGVPVYYALVASDVKAVRSVATKFTHVCQKLFLSAVEDKDD; this comes from the exons ATGGCGGAAGAAGCAGTGAAAATGAAGAAGCAGTTGGGTCTTCTAGAAGGAGTAGCTATAATCTTGGGCATTATATTTGGATCTGGTATTTTCATATCGCCTAAAGAGGTGTTGGAGAGCACTGGGTCAGTGTGGGGGGCGCTGACGGTGTGGGCCGCCTGCGGGGTGCTGGCCACCCTCGGAGCTCTCTGCTATGCGGAACTGG GAACAACACTGGCGCAGAGTGGAGGCGACTACCATTACATAAATGAGGCATATGGACCACTGCCAGCTTTCCTTTATCTATGggatgccaacttagtttttgt TCCAAGTACAAACGCCATAATGTCCCTGACGTTTGCCAACAACATTCTGGGCCCACTGTTCCCCAACTGCGTCATAGATCCTCTCTGCAGGAAACTGGTAGCCGCTGCCACCATAT gtCTCCTCACTTTCATCAACGCCTACGATGTGAGGTTCACAACCAAAGTGCAGAATGTGTTCATGTTTACAAAAATCAAGGCTTTAGTGGTGATCATCATTGGAGGGATTGTCTGGATGGCCAGAG GCGGCGTTGAGAACTTCGAGGATGGCTGGGCCGGCACCAAGACTTCGGTCAGTGATTGGTCCATCGCGTTCTACTCGGGCATCTTCTCTTACTCTGGATG GAACTACCTGAACTTCATGACGGAAGAGCTGAAGGACCCGTTCGTGAACCTCCCGCGCGCGATCTACGTGTCCCTGCCGATGGTCACCGCGATCTACCTGCTGGCCAACGGCGCGTACCTGGCCGTGCTGGGGCCCGTGGGAGTCAGGGCCACTGAGGCTATCGCTGTG GACTTCGCGATCGCAGCGCTGGGCTTCCTCCGCTACATCATGCCAGTTGCCGTCGCCATTGCCATCGTGGGCGGTCTGTCCGTGCACATCATGACGTCATCACGAATGTGCTTCGCCGGCGCCCGCAATGGGCACATGCCCGAGTTGTTGGCGCATATCAATGTGAAGTGCTACTCGCCGCTGCCTTCACTTGTGTTCCTT ATGCTGATCTCCCTGCTGATGCTCATCCCGGACAACCTGACCTCGCTCATCACGTACTGCACGGTGGTGGAGTCGTTCTTCACCACGCTGAGCTGCAGCGCTGTCCTGTGGCTGCGGTACAAGCGGCCCCACATACCGAGGCCTATCCGG GTGAGCACCTGGATCCCCGTGACATTCGTGCTGGTCTCCGGGGTGCTGCTCGTGGTGCCGGTGCTAGCCCAGGGCTGGGCGGTGCTAGCCGGGGTGCTGATGACCCTGGCCGGGGTGCCGGTGTACTACGCGCTTGTAGCTAGTGATGTGAAGGCCGTGAGGAGTGTGGCTA CTAAATTTACGCACGTGTGccaaaaactatttttatcagCGGTGGAAGACAAGGACGACTGA
- the LOC125491252 gene encoding cytochrome b-c1 complex subunit Rieske, mitochondrial-like, which produces MNFLSRGCLPNCRVIQFWGTSTRDVLKLTAISDGTHRDDNRKLKKWSQSNPHRGSGPPLWTQVRRCSDPRPSPLHRDIPHPNFNNYRKNQFKDVNRSEFGQGDEKKGSSYALTCFGLMGALYGTKALVIHYVTFMGAAADVLALATVEIDISKIAAGGCLSYKWRGKPVFIKNRLPSEIEIEASTPMSALKDPVPPEAMLKRPEWLVVIGICTHLGCVPIPNSGDFPGGFYCPCHGSHYDNVGRVRKGPAPINLEVPSYEFLSDTLLKVG; this is translated from the coding sequence ATGAATTTTCTAAGCCGTGGATGTTTACCAAACTGTAGAGTTATTCAATTCTGGGGTacttccaccagagatgtttTAAAGTTAACGGCTATTTCTGACGGTACGCACCGCGATGATAATAGGAAGCTAAAGAAGTGGAGCCAGAGCAACCCTCACCGGGGCTCCGGTCCACCACTGTGGACGCAGGTGCGGCGCTGCTCCGATCCCCGGCCCAGCCCGCTGCACCGCGACATTCCGCACCCAAACTTCAACAACTACAGGAAGAACCAGTTCAAGGACGTCAACAGGAGTGAATTCGGGCAAGGAGACGAGAAGAAAGGCTCTTCGTACGCGCTCACGTGCTTCGGCCTGATGGGTGCGCTGTACGGAACGAAGGCACTGGTGATCCACTACGTGACCTTCATGGGCGCGGCGGCCGACGTGCTGGCGCTCGCTACTGTCGAGATCGACATCTCCAAGATCGCGGCCGGCGGCTGCCTGTCCTACAAGTGGCGCGGCAAGCCCGTGTTCATCAAGAACCGGCTGCCGTCCGAGATAGAAATAGAAGCGAGCACGCCAATGAGCGCGCTGAAGGACCCGGTGCCTCCTGAGGCCATGCTGAAGCGGCCCGAGTGGCTGGTGGTCATCGGCATCTGCACGCACCTCGGCTGTGTCCCTATCCCCAACAGTGGGGACTTCCCCGGCGGCTTCTACTGCCCCTGCCACGGCAGCCACTACGACAACGTCGGCCGCGTCAGGAAGGGACCTGCACCTATTAATCTGGAAGTGCCGAGTTACGAGTTTCTATCAGACACTCTACTTAAAGTTGGATGA
- the LOC125491253 gene encoding uncharacterized protein LOC125491253, whose product MQYIYASTLWLLLACIMAAPVDEPIKIDLPVYDQPAAGSGLNSQALNPEHKSEDRMDPSLVAGLISHKLHAATAAFDHRLAVNHVKSGIFGPPVTALEGALLEHEDFGSKKLSVKENLQHIVAGIFQPKPIVDTIHEEEKYGNHGDKFYAAGKAIVGGAEGVSNIVNTVLEVPGNIFKKITRLATEKLNNLGGKLIGL is encoded by the exons ATGCAATACATCTACGCGTCCACACTATGGCTGCTACTGGCCTGCATCATGGCAGCACCAGTCGACGAGCCAATCAAGATCGACCTGCCAGTCTACGACCAACCAGCGGCCGGCTCGGGCCTGAACTCACAGGCTTTAAACCCTGAGCACAAGAGTGAAGACCGCATGGATCCCTCTCTGGTGGCTGGGCTGATATCTCATAAGCTTCatgccgccaccgccgctTTCGACCATAGACTCGCCGTGAACCATGTCAAG TCAGGGATCTTCGGCCCCCCGGTGACAGCCCTGGAGGGAGCGCTACTGGAGCACGAGGACTTCGGCAGCAAGAAGCTGTCTGTGAAGGAGAACCTGCAGCACATCGTGGCCGGGATATTCCAG CCGAAACCCATAGTGGACACCATCCACGAGGAGGAGAAGTATGGCAACCACGGGGACAAGTTCTACGCGGCGGGGAAGGCCATCGTGGGGGGCGCGGAGGGGGTCTCCAACATCGTCAACACAGTGCTTGAG GTACCCGGGAACATTTTTAAGAAGATAACTCGTTTAGCTACAGAGAAGCTAAATAATTTGGGAGGAAAACTCATCGGCTTATAA
- the LOC125491285 gene encoding uncharacterized protein LOC125491285, translated as MDLPIYRPQHLNILRRIRERRITLVVLTILCSIAFTVCRFAHHEIADEYRRRGDRCVAEMNTIQQQLQIITEYKMKNDKLLNECNSIRNDQDAKYKETMDSCAAIKQAVAMCQHQFEDLTGQCKKLKINLDNLQRELDKSNNT; from the exons ATGGATTTACCTATCTATCGACCTCAACATTTGAACATTCTGCGGCGTATCAGGGAGCGCCGCATTACCCTGGTGGTTTTAACTATATTGTGCAGTATTGCGTTCACGGTTTGTCGTTTTGCACACCATGAGATAGCGGACGAGTACCGGCGCCGCGGGGACCGCTGCGTGGCCGAGATGAACACCATCCAACAACAACTGCAGA TCATAACGGAGTATAAGATGAAAAATGATAAATTGTTGAATGAGTGTAACTCTATACGCAACGATCAAGATGCGAAGTATAAAGAAACTATGGATAGCTGCGCCGCCATTAAACAAGCTGTCGCTATGTGCCAG CATCAGTTCGAGGACCTGACGGGCCAGTGCAAGAAGCTGAAGATCAACCTGGACAATCTGCAGCGTGAGCTGGACAAGTCTAACAACACCTGA